Proteins from one bacterium genomic window:
- a CDS encoding DUF2214 family protein produces the protein MEVLIPGVLILHIFSMLMWFGSILIQYVFLSDIMDGHTSENTKLWSMDLIGRMNKTILNIGLILAIITGVSLIFIHGAEWFRPRTHVHIKITLGLIAAGLSHMAMARFRKANELVRKENPTAADLTRFAGLMGSWKLFTTITLVVLATIVITAVFKFGL, from the coding sequence ATGGAAGTTCTCATACCCGGAGTATTGATATTACACATTTTCAGCATGCTGATGTGGTTTGGATCGATTTTGATCCAGTATGTTTTCTTGTCGGATATCATGGATGGACATACGTCGGAAAATACAAAACTTTGGTCGATGGATCTCATTGGAAGAATGAATAAAACGATCTTGAATATCGGGCTGATTTTGGCCATAATTACCGGCGTGTCACTGATCTTTATTCACGGCGCGGAATGGTTTCGTCCGAGGACGCACGTTCATATAAAGATTACGCTGGGATTAATAGCCGCAGGCCTTTCGCACATGGCGATGGCGCGTTTCCGCAAGGCAAACGAATTGGTCAGGAAAGAAAACCCCACGGCCGCCGACTTGACCCGCTTTGCGGGACTCATGGGAAGTTGGAAACTCTTTACTACAATTACGCTCGTGGTTTTGGCGACTATTGTTATTACCGCCGTATTCAAGTTCGGTTTGTGA
- the amrB gene encoding AmmeMemoRadiSam system protein B: MSPLSEKTAFNPRKPAVAGMFYPGEKNKLQTDLDKMFANVTSKRVSGKVYGIVAPHAGYMYSGYVAAEAYNQLADLSYDTVVVLAPSHRDYFQGASVYTGDYMTPLGAVPVDKKTCDQLLKYAPLIKATEMGHRDEHALEVQLPFLQVILKDFNLVPIVIGTQDHETCFRLGEILGEVLQRKNSLVVASSDLSHFYSQEKANQLDGIVVKDIENFDEKKFFDDIQNKKCEACGAGTIVSAIIAAKHMGATSSKVLSYHTSGEVSGDYEEVVGYLAGVFYN, from the coding sequence ATGTCACCTTTATCTGAAAAAACGGCGTTCAACCCGCGTAAGCCTGCTGTAGCCGGCATGTTTTATCCCGGGGAAAAAAACAAACTGCAAACCGATCTTGATAAAATGTTTGCCAACGTTACATCAAAACGCGTTTCAGGAAAGGTCTACGGTATCGTTGCCCCCCATGCGGGTTATATGTATTCGGGCTACGTTGCGGCTGAGGCATATAATCAACTGGCCGATTTATCGTATGATACCGTGGTGGTCTTGGCGCCAAGTCATCGTGATTATTTCCAAGGCGCTTCCGTTTACACCGGCGACTATATGACGCCTTTAGGCGCGGTACCTGTCGACAAAAAAACGTGCGATCAATTGCTCAAGTACGCGCCATTGATCAAGGCAACAGAAATGGGACACCGGGATGAACACGCGCTCGAAGTGCAATTGCCGTTTCTTCAGGTTATCCTAAAAGATTTTAACCTCGTGCCTATCGTTATCGGAACGCAGGATCATGAAACTTGTTTTCGGCTAGGCGAGATCTTGGGAGAAGTTCTTCAGCGTAAAAATAGCCTGGTCGTTGCGAGCAGCGATCTGTCGCATTTCTATTCACAGGAGAAAGCAAACCAATTGGACGGTATCGTCGTCAAGGATATTGAAAATTTTGATGAAAAGAAATTTTTCGACGACATACAAAATAAGAAATGCGAGGCATGCGGAGCCGGCACGATCGTTTCTGCGATCATCGCTGCGAAACACATGGGCGCGACATCGTCTAAAGTTTTGTCCTACCACACTTCCGGAGAAGTCAGCGGGGACTATGAGGAAGTTGTCGGTTATCTTGCCGGTGTGTTTTATAATTGA
- a CDS encoding sigma-54-dependent Fis family transcriptional regulator, translating into MEILSEEKKKILAVDDDKNILRLIQAYLENENYRIYSATDGNECFDMIEKESPDVVLLDLRIPGMDGIAVMERIRKFYPDIPIVMMSAHGTIESAVESMKIGAYDFVTKPFDSNRLKVSVRNAIVLRSMSQELNRLRSELYQVRDFGSIIGRSGKMQEVYSALTKITSSSNVTVLIMGESGTGKELVAREIHNRTPTRSVKPFVAVNCAALPESLLESELFGHEKGSFTGATERRSGKFEQANGGTIFLDEIGEMTAATQAKLIRVIQEREFTRIGGSELIHVDIRIVSATNRNLEEAVKENKFREDLYYRLSVFPIVMPSLRDRKEDIPLLSAHFLEKFKKREKKNNLTSIAKDALEILLSYHWPGNVRELENTFERAVVLASGDEITLDDLPQTIKTLGLSRVQSSRDGYIDLSGTMDEVVERVEEKVMKKAFADCDGNVSEVARRLNIGRATIYRKAEKYNLPIKE; encoded by the coding sequence ATGGAAATACTTTCCGAAGAGAAAAAGAAAATTCTTGCCGTAGATGACGACAAAAATATCCTTCGTTTGATCCAGGCTTACCTTGAGAATGAGAACTACCGCATTTACAGCGCCACCGACGGCAACGAATGTTTTGACATGATCGAGAAAGAATCGCCGGATGTGGTTTTACTCGATCTTCGTATTCCGGGAATGGACGGGATCGCCGTTATGGAACGCATACGAAAATTTTATCCCGATATTCCTATTGTCATGATGAGCGCGCACGGTACGATCGAATCCGCCGTGGAATCGATGAAGATCGGAGCCTATGATTTCGTAACAAAACCGTTTGACTCCAATCGCCTTAAAGTTTCCGTTCGTAACGCTATCGTATTACGTTCCATGTCACAGGAATTGAATCGCCTGCGTTCGGAGCTCTACCAGGTTCGCGACTTCGGAAGTATTATAGGACGAAGCGGAAAGATGCAGGAAGTATATTCGGCGTTAACTAAAATTACTTCAAGCAGTAATGTGACGGTGTTGATCATGGGCGAAAGCGGCACGGGTAAGGAATTGGTTGCGAGAGAGATTCACAACCGTACGCCCACAAGATCGGTCAAGCCATTTGTTGCGGTCAATTGCGCGGCGCTGCCGGAAAGTCTGTTGGAAAGCGAATTATTCGGCCATGAGAAAGGCTCTTTCACAGGCGCGACGGAGCGCAGATCAGGAAAATTCGAACAAGCGAATGGCGGTACGATTTTTCTGGATGAAATAGGGGAAATGACGGCGGCGACGCAGGCTAAACTCATTCGTGTGATTCAGGAGCGCGAATTTACGCGCATCGGGGGCAGCGAACTGATTCACGTAGATATCCGAATTGTTTCCGCTACCAATCGTAATCTGGAAGAAGCAGTGAAAGAGAATAAATTTCGTGAAGATCTCTATTACCGTTTAAGCGTATTTCCCATAGTCATGCCGTCGCTGCGCGACAGAAAAGAAGATATTCCTCTTTTGTCAGCTCACTTTCTGGAAAAGTTCAAGAAAAGAGAAAAGAAAAATAACCTTACTTCCATCGCCAAAGATGCGTTGGAAATTCTCTTGAGTTATCACTGGCCCGGGAATGTGCGGGAACTTGAAAATACGTTTGAAAGAGCTGTAGTGCTTGCATCGGGCGACGAGATCACACTGGACGATCTTCCTCAGACGATCAAGACGCTGGGATTGAGTAGAGTTCAGTCGAGCCGCGATGGATATATCGACTTGAGCGGAACTATGGATGAGGTGGTGGAGCGCGTGGAAGAAAAAGTTATGAAAAAGGCTTTTGCCGATTGCGACGGAAATGTGTCCGAAGTGGCGCGAAGGCTGAATATCGGACGCGCGACCATCTACCGCAAAGCAGAAAAATATAACTTGCCTATCAAAGAATAG